Within Fusobacterium gonidiaformans ATCC 25563, the genomic segment CATACAATATCTTTTGTTGGCAGATTCAAATATGCTTGGAAAACTTTCTCCTATTACCGTTTCTTTTTTTGCTGTTCTTTATTTAAAGGAAAAAGTCGATAAAGAGCAAATTTTAGGAATTGCTTTCTCTTTTATAGGAGCTTTGTTTGTGATTAAGCCAAGCTTTTCCTTATCGATGCTTCCTAGTTTGGCAGGATTAACGTCTGTTACTTTTGCCGGAATTTCTTATACTGTGATTCGATATTTGAACGATAAAGAAAATCCAAATATTATTGTATTTTATTTCTCATTGATGTCAGTATTGTGTTCAATTCCTTTTATGTTAACAGATTTCCAAGTACCAAATCTAAGACAATGGTTTTATTTACTTAGTATTGGTCTGATGGCTTGTCTTGCTCAATTCTTTATGACCTATTCTTATAAGAATGCAGAGGCATCAGAAGTAGCAGTTTATAATTATTCCGGAATTCCTTATGGAATTATATTAGGTTATCTTTTGTTTGATGAAATTCCGGACATTTATAGTTGTATTGGAGGAGTTATTATTATTGCAATGGCTATTTATTTGTATCTTCACAACAAGAAGAAGAAAGCAAATAGTATTGAAAGGCTATGATGCTCTTAGGATCCTGTAAATCATAAATTGAAATTTCCTCTAGAGGAATTTCTCTTACTGTTAAAAACTCATCTTCATCTAAATGCTGATGAGTTTTTTTCAATTCTTTTGCTAAAAATAAATGGTATTCTCCATCGCTAACTCCGGCACTTCCAAAATAAGAGCAAATTTTTGTCCAAGATTCTGCTTGATAACCGGTTTCTTCTTCTAATTCTCTTTTAGCAGCTTCTAAAGGAAGTTCATTTTTTTCTACAAGTCCTGCAGGAATTTCTAAGAATTCACGCCGAATAGCAGGTCGATATTGTTCCACCATAATGACAGTTTGTTTCTTAGTTAAAGCTAAAATTGCTACAACTTCTTTTTTCCCGGTAAAAGTCCAACTGACTTCTTTTCCGTTCGGTAAGACTAAATTTTCATTATATACGGTAACAACGTCATTACGAAATATTTCTTTTCTTTCTTTATGCTTAAATTTCATTTTTGTAATGCTCCTTTATTATGAATTTTCTAAATTTATTTTATCATTTTTCTTTCTAAAATAAAAGTAAGAAAGAAAATAAAAAAGTCTTGACAAAAATTAGAATGAGGAGTATAAAGAAGTTGTTAGCCAGTATTATAATAGAGTGCTAATTTTGAAAAGGAGGGATGAACATGAATAGTAATATGTTTACAGAAAACTCAATTTTAGCAATGAATGAAGCAAAAAATTTAGCTGTGAAGTATCAACAACAAGTGATAAAACCAGAAATGTTAGCTTATGCATTACTAGAAAATAAAGAGGGATTGATTCCAAAAGTTTTAGAAAAAATGGGCTTGAATATTCATTTTATTTATCAAGAAATTGGAAATGAATTAGAAAAAATGCCTAGAGTTCAAGGTGGATCCGAACAGGAAATTTCTCTTTCTCCTTCAACTCATAGAGTATTAGTTGAAGCAGAAGAATGTATGAAAAAAATGGGGGATTCTTATTTAAGTGTGGAGCATTTATTTCGAGCTTTGATAGAAAATACTCCTATCTTAAAAAGACTTGGAATTCAAGTGGAAAAATTTGATGAAGTCGTAAAAAAGGTACGAGGAAATCGAAAAGTGGAAAGTCAAAATCCAGAAGAAACTTATGAAGTTTTAGAAAAATATGCAAAAAATTTAGTAGATTTAGCAAGAGAAGGAAAGATTGACCCTATTATCGGAAGAGATAGTGAAATTCGAAGAGCCATTCAAATCATTTCTCGAAGAACGAAGAACAATCCTATTTTAATTGGAGAACCGGGAGTAGGAAAAACAGCGATTGCAGAAGGTCTTGCTCAAAGAATATTGAATGGAGATGTTCCGGATTCTTTAAAAAACAAAATAATTTATTCTTTGGACATGGGAGCTTTGATTGCAGGGGCAAAATATCAGGGGGAATTTGAGGAAAGATTAAAAGGTGTTTTAAAAGAAGTAGAAGAATCGGAAGGGAATATCATTCTATTTATTGATGAAATCCATACCATTGTAGGAGCTGGAAAAACAAACGGAGCTATGGATGCTGGAAATATTTTGAAACCTATGTTAGCTCGTGGAGAAGTCCGAGTGATAGGTGCTACTACGATTGATGAGTATCGAAAATATATTGAAAAGGATGCTGCTTTAGAGAGAAGATTTCAAATTATTTTAGTCAATGAACCGGATGTGGAAGATACCATTTCTATTTTGAGAGGTCTAAAAGAAAAATTTGAAACTTATCATGGAGTAAGAATTGCAGATGCTGCTATTGTTGCAGCAGCAAACTTAAGTCATCGATATATCAGTGATAGAAAATTACCAGATAAAGCAATTGACCTGATTGATGAAGCTGCGGCTATGATACGAACCGATATTGATTCTATGCCGGAAGAGTTAGACAGTCTAACAAGAAAAACTTTACAATTGGAAATTGAAAGAGAAGCTTTACAAAAAGAAAACGATGTTGCTTCGAAAGAAAGGTTAGAAGTTTTAGAAAAAGAATTGGCAGAGTTAAAAGAAGAAAAAGCCCGTTTGCAATCTCAATGGGAATTAGAAAAAGAAGAAGTCAATAAAGTGAAGAAAGTCAAAGAAGAAATTGAAAATGTCAAATTAGAAATGGAAAAAGCAGAAAGAAACTATGATTTGACAAAGTTATCGGAATTAAAATATGGAAAGTTAGCAAGCTTGGAAAAAGAATTGCAAGGTATGACCTTTGAAAATCATTTGTTGAAGCAAGAAGTGAGTGCAGAAGAAATTTCGGAAATTGTTTCAAAATGGACAGGAATTCCCGTAGCAAAATTAACAGAGAGTGAAAAAGAAAAAATGTTACACTTGGAAGATTCATTGAAAACACGAGTCAAAGGACAAGAGGAAGCCGTGAAAGCGGTTGCGGATACTATGATTCGTTCTATCGCAGGCTTGAAAGATAAGCATAGACCTATGGGCTCTTTCATTTTCTTAGGACCAACAGGAGTCGGAAAAACTTTTTTAGCCAAAACATTAGCCTATAACTTATTTGATAGTGAAGATAATGTGATACGAATTGATATGAGTGAGTATATGGATAAATTTTCAGTAACTCGATTGATTGGAGCTCCTCCAGGATATGTAGGATATGAAGAAGGAGGGCAATTAACAGAAGCTGTTCGGACAAAACCATATTCTGTTATTTTGTTTGATGAAATTGAAAAGGCTCATCCGGATGTGTTTAATATTCTATTACAAGTTTTGGATGATGGAAGATTAACAGACGGGCAAGGTAGAATTGTAGATTTTAAAAATACTTTAATTATTATGACATCCAATTTAGGAAGTTCTTATATTTTAGATGATATTTCTTTAGGAGAACAAACTAGAGAAGCTGTTATGACTGAATTAAGAGCTTCTTTTAAACCGGAATTTTTAAATCGTGTGGATGAAATTATTTTATTCAAAGCTTTGGATCAAAAAGCAATTCGAGAAATTGTAGTTTTGGCTTTGGAAAGTGTGGCAGAAAAATTAAAGGAAAAATCAATTCAAGTAGATTTTTCTTCAAGTCTAATTGAACACTTGGCTCATAATGCCTATAATCCTCAATATGGGGCAAGACCATTACGAAGATATATTCAAAAAGAGTTGGAAACAAGTTTAGCAAAAAAACTATTATCTAATGAAATTTCGGAATACTCACATATTAAAATTTCCTTGGAAGGGAATGATATTATTATCAAAAAACAATAAAAAATATTTGAAAATTCCTTCATAAAATGATACAATCACAATGTATATTTAAAACTCATGAAGGGGAGGTAGAATACAATGACAAGATATAGAAAGTTAGCCTATGCATTACTTTTTTCATTTTGTTGTTTCTTTTCTACCTCTCTTTTTTTACATTCAAATAAAGTAACCCTACAATTTGGTGAAAAAGCAGAGAAAAATATTGTTCTATTAGTACCACAAACTTCAGGAACATCTCATATTGCTGTTTTAACCCAAGGAAAATCAGGTATTTCCATTTTAGAAAATTATTCTACGGAATATTTTCCGGATCTTCCTAAGAAAACTTCTTATTTATTTGTAAATTTTTTTAAAGAAAAAAAAGTTATTATAAAATGTAAATATCAATGTGTTATACAAACTATTTTAACGATATTTCCCAAGAGAGTCCTTCGGAATTGAAATAAAAAATCCTTTTTTTTATTTTAATGATAAGGAGGGGATTTCATGAGGACGTTAGAGCAAGAATTCTTGAATGAAGAAACAGAACATTCTACGGCAGCAATGCTATTGTTAGCTTCATATCTTGGATTAGGAATTTTTATGCTATATAAAACAATAGAACTTTTTATCAGTTAGTTAAGGAGAAAAATATGAACTATAAAAAGCCCTTATATTGTCTTATCTTTATTTTGATTTCTTTCTCTCTTTTGGCTCATTCTTTTACAGAGGAAAAAATAGAAAGCTTATACAAAGATATGAACTTAGAAAAACGAATTACCTTTCCTGCATTTAAACAAGGAATTCAGGGGATGGAACGAATACGCAATCGAAACAATAATATTTTGACGATTGTAGATTTTACGAAACCTTCTACCGAGGAAAGGTTATATATTATAGATTTAGATAAAGAACAAGTTTTAGTCTCCAGTTATGTTGCTCATGGAATGAGAACAGGAGATTTGTATGCTAAATATTTTTCAAATCGTAAAGGAACTTTAAAAAGTTCTGATGGTTTTTTTCTGACAGGGGAAAGTTATAAAGGAAAAAATGGTTTTTCTTTACGATTATATGGACTAGAACATGGTCGTAACAACAATGCCTATGAAAGAACCCTTGTGATTCATGCTGCTCGCTATGCAGAACAGAGTTTTATCAATCGCTATGGACGTTTAGGAAGAAGTCGAGGATGTTTGGCTGTTCCACGAAGTGAGAATGGTAAAATTATTGAATACATTCAAGGGGGAAGTGTCTGCTATGTACACTCAGAAGGGTTAAAATATGAAGATTATGCTTTTTTGAATTTTACAGTAGCGGATACACATAAAAAACCGGAAGACGTTGAAGAAATAGAAAAGCTAGAAAGCTAAATGAGAAAGAAATCAAGATTGTCTTACATGAGGAAACGGAGGCTATCTTGAATTATAGAGTAGGAATTGATGTAGGATCCACTACATTAAAAACAGTTATTTTAGATGAAAAAGATAACATTATTGAAAAAAGTTACCAACGTCATTTTTCCAAAGTAAGAGAAAAGACTTTGGAACATATTAAAAGTTTAGAGTCTATTTTAAAAGGAAAAGAATGCCGGGTAGCAATTACCGGTTCAGCCGGTTTAGGAATTTCTAAGGAGTATGGAATTCCATTTGTACAAGAAGTATTTTCAACCGCAGGAGCAGTAAAAAAACAATATCCTAAAACAGATGTTGTCATTGAACTTGGTGGAGAAGATGCAAAAATATTATTTTTACAGGGAAGCATTGAAGAAAGAATGAATGGAAGCTGTGCCGGAGGAACGGGAGCTTTTATAGATCAAATGGCTAGTTTGATGGATATGAATGCAACACAGTTGGATACTATTAGCTTAGACTACGAGAAGATTTATCCAATCGCATCTCGTTGTGGAGTCTTTGCTAAAACTGATATACAACCCTTATTAAATCAAGGTGCCAAAAAAGCAGATATTGCAGCGAGTATTTATCAAGCTGTTGTAGAGCAAACGATTACAGGTTTAGCTCAAGGAAGAAACATTGAAGGAAATGTTTTATTTTTGGGAGGACCTCTATCCTTTTTAAAAGGTTTACAAAAACGTTTTGTAGAAACTTTGCATTTATCGGAGAAAAATGCAATTTTTCCAGAGCTAGCTCCTTATTTTGTTGCTTTGGGAAGTGCCTATTATGCAGGAACTGTGAAGGAAATTTTCTCTTTTGAGGAATTAGTCAGAATTTTATCAAGAGAGAAAAAGCTAAAGGAAGAATCTAAAGAAACTCCCTTATTTCGTACACAAGAAGAGTATCAAGTTTTTCAGGAAAGACATCAAAGAGTGTCCATTCCTGAAAAAGACATTTTGAATTACTCGGGAAAAGCTTATTTAGGTTTAGATTCCGGTTCTACAACGATTAAAATTGTTTTATTGGATGAAGAGGGAAATTTATTATATCGTCATTATTCTTCTTCCAAAGGAAATCCGGTTTCCTTATTCTTAGAGCAATTAAAAAAGATTAGAGAACTTTGTGGAGAACGAATTGAAATTGTAAGTAGTGCAGTAACAGGTTATGGAGAGGAACTTATGCAGGCAGCCTTTGGAGTAGATCTTGGAATTGTAGAAACCGTTGCTCACTATACTGCTGCAAAATATTTCAATCCGCAAGTAGATTTTATCATTGATATTGGAGGACAAGATATTAAGTGTTTTCATATTCAAAATGGAAATATTGATTCGATTCTTTTGAATGAAGCTTGTTCTTCCGGTTGTGGGTCTTTTTTAGAAACTTTTGCGAAATCTATGGGGTATTCTATCCAAGAATTCTCTGAGAAGGCACTATTTGCTCGTTCACCTGCCAGTTTAGGCTCTCGCTGTACTGTATTTATGAATTCTTCTGTCAAGCAAGCCCAAAAAGAAGGGGCAGGGGTAGAAGATATTTCTGCAGGCTTAGCGAGAAGTATTGTCAAGAATGCAATTTATAAGGTGATTCGTGCTAGAAATGCAGAGGATTTAGGAAAACATATTGTAGTACAGGGAGGAACTTTTTTAAATGATGCTGTATTACGCTCTTTTGAACAAGAACTTGGAAGAGAAGTATTAAGATTAAATCATTCAGAGTTAATGGGAGCTTATGGAGCGGCCTTGTATGCCAAAAATGTTTTTCGAGGACAATCTACACTATTAAAGCAAAAAGACTTACAAAATTTTGAGCATCGTTCTGTTGCAACAAGATGTAATCTTTGCACGAATCATTGTCATCTAACAGTAAATCATTTCTCAACAGGGGAACATTTTATTAGTGGGAATAAATGTGAAAGAGGAGCGGGGAAAACAGTTCAGAATCATTTACCTAATATGGTTGCTTATAAAAATCAAAAGTTCGATTCCATTCCTTTGGTAGCTTTTGGTAGAGCAAAAATTGGAATACCTAGAGTGTTGAATATGTATGATATGCTACCTTTTTGGGCTGCACTTTTTACAAATTTAGGTTGTGATGTGGTGCTATCTGCAAAATCAAGCAGAGAATTGTATATGAAAGGTCAGCACACGATTCCATCAGATACCGTATGTTATCCTGCAAAGTTAGTACATGGTCATATTGAAGATTTATTATCAAAAGACTTGGATGCTATTTTTTATCCTTGTTTGACTTATGCTTTTGATGAAGGCTTATCGGATAATCATTATAATTGTCCTGTTGTTGCCTATTATCCGGAATTGATTCAAGCAAATATTCCGGAAGTGGAAAAAAAGAACTACTTGTATCCACATCTGGGAATGGAAAATAGAGGTCTTTTGATAGAAAAATTATATGATTGTTTTCAAGATATTATCCCAAATTTAACTAAGAGAGAAATGAAATTTGCAGTAGAGGTAGCTTATGAAAGATATTTTAGATATCGTGAAAAGATTCGAGAAGAAGGAAAACGATGTTTTACTTGGGCAAAATTAGAGAAGAAACCAACTGTGATTCTGGCATCAAGACCTTATCATATTGATTCTGAAATCAATCATGGTTTAGATCGTTTATTAAACTCTTTGGGTTTTGTAGTATTAACGGAAGACTCTCTTCCGGCTTGCGAGAAGGGAGATTCACAAGAAGTATTAAATCAATGGACATATCATGCAAGAATGTATAATGCTGCGAGATTTGTTGGAGAGTCAGAGCAAACAGAATTGATCCAATTGGTTAGCTTTGGATGTGGAATCGATGCCATTACCAGTGATGAAATTCATGCTATCTTGGCAAAGAAAGAAAAATTATACACACAATTAAAAATTGATGAAATTAACAATTTAGGAGCCAGTAAAATTCGTCTACGAAGTTTAGCAGCAACGATGAGAGAAAGAGAGGCGATTTAGGAAATGAATAAAAATTATAAGATTTTGATTCCTATGATGCTTGATATTCATTTCGATTTTATTGCAGGTGTTTTGAGAAAAGAAGGTTACGACGTAGAAATATTGCAAAATGATAGTCAAGAAGTCATAGAAGATGGATTAAAAAATGTACATAATGATATGTGTTATCCGGCTTTATTAGTCATAGGCCAATTTATCAATGCTTTAAAAAGTGGCAAATATAATTTGAATAGAGTTGCATTACTTTTAACACAAACAGGGGGAGGATGTCGAGCTTCCAATTATATTTGTTTACTAAGAAAGGCTTTAGATAATAATGGATTTACACAGGTAAAAGTTTTTTCTTTAAATTTTGCAGGCTTAGAGAAAGGAAATGAATTTTCTCTTTCTTTTCGAGCAGGAGTTCGTTTATTTCAAAGTATTTTATACGGAGATTTACTAATGCTTTTATATAATCAAAGCGTTGCTTTGGAAAAAAATTTAGGGGATACTAAAAAAACTTTGCTTTATTGGAAGAAAAAATTAGTGGAGGATATTGGAAAGAAAAAATTTTCACAACTGAAAGAAAATTATAGAAATATTTTAGAAGATTTTGCTTCCATTCCAAAAAATAAGAACAATGAAAAAATTAAAGTAGGGATTGTGGGGGAAATCTATATGAAATATTCTCCACTTGGTAATAATCATTTAACAGAATATCTAGAGCAAGAAAAAGCAGAAGTAGTAAATACCGGAATTCTTGATTTTTTACTTTTTAATATTTATGATGTTATTTTTGATAAAAAGATTTATGGAAAAAGTGGAATACGTTATGTCATCGCAAAGATGTTAACTTCTTATATCCAGAAGAAACAAGAAGAAATGATTTCATGTATCAAAGAAAACGGTCATTTTCGAGCTCCTTCGGCTTTTTCTAAAGTAGTGGAAATGACCAAGGGGTATTTGGGTCATGGAGTAAAAATGGGAGAAGGTTGGCTCTTAACGGCAGAAATGTTGGAGTTTATTCAAATGGGAGTGAACAATATTATTTGTGCTCAACCTTTTGGTTGTCTACCAAATCATATTATAGCAAAAGGAATGATTCGAAAAATTAAAACGAATCATCCGGAAGCGAATATTGTAGCAGTAGATTATGATCCCGGAGCAAGTTCTATTAACCAAGAAAATCGAATTCGTTTGATGTTAGAAAATGCAAAATACTTATAAGAGGATTGACAAGTCTTTGGAATGTGTTATAATGAGAAAAACACAAGCAAAGGAGTTTGTTATGAAAAAAATAATAATGATTGCATTCATGATATTAGGAAGTTTATTTGCTTTTGCAGAGACCAAAGAGGGGGCTGCAATGGGCTTTAAAGATGAAATTCGAGTTTCTGTTGATGTACAGGGAGGAAAAATTATTTCTATTGAGGTTTCCCATAGAGATCCGGAAAGAGTTGCAAAGCCGGCAATTGAAGAGTTGAAACAGGAAATTCTTAAAAAACAAAGTGTGGAAGTAGATGATATTGCAGGAGCAACAGCAACCTCTCAAGGATTTCGAGAAGCAGTAAAAAAAGCAATGGAAAAATAACAGAGTAGTATCAGGAAAAAGCATCTTTCAAAGAGATGCTTTTTTTATCATATTTGAAACGAAAGGAGCTGTATATGCAAAAATTGATGATACAAGGAACGAGTTCTTCTGCGGGCAAGACAACGATTGTAGCCGGATTATGCCGAGTGTTGGCAAAACAAAAGAAAAAGGTTTGCCCTTTTAAATCTCAAAATATGGCATTAAATTCTTATGTAGATGAGGAAGGAAGAGAATTAAGTAGAGCAACTGCTTTGCAAGCAGAGGCGGCTATGACAAAAGTTAAAGTTTCGATGAATCCTATTTTATTAAAACCAAATAAAGACAATGAGTCTCAGGTTTTAGTAGAAGGAAGTCCCTATGGAACTTTGGAAGCCAAAGAATATTTCTCAATGGCATCTCAATTTAAAAAAATTGCGAAAAGCAATTTTGAGAAATTAGCAGAGGAATATGACTATTGTATTTTAGAAGGAGGAGGAAGCCCTGCTGAAATCAATTTACGGGAATATGATTATGTTAATATGGGAATGGCAGAAATGATTGATGCTCCTGTTATCTTAGTAGGGAATATTGAGATTGGAGGTGTTTTTGCTTCTTTATATGGAACGATTATGCTTTTAGACGAAGAGGATAGAAAAAGAATTCAAGGAATCATTATCAATAAATTTCGAGGAGATATTGACTTATTAAAACCGGGGATTGCAATGTTGGAAGAAAGATTAAAAAAAGAAGGATATTGTATTCCAATTTTAGGAGTCTTACCTTGTATAGATATTTCTTTGGAAGAAGAGGATAGTCTTTCTTCTCAATTTTTAGATAAAAAAATGGAAGAAGGGAAAATTATTATTAGTGTGTTAAAGGGAAAACAGATGGGAAATACAACTGATTTTCAACCTTTTTTACAATATCCTGATGTTATGTTACGTTATGTAGAAGATCCCGAAGAATTAGGAAAAGAGGATTTGATTATTTTAGCGGGAAGTAAAAATACCTTGGAAGAAGTAGAATATTTCCGAAGAAAAGGTTTTGAGGAAAAACTAAAAGATCTACACAAGAAAGGAGTTCCTATTTTTGGAATTTGTGGTGGTTTTCAAGCTTTAGGAGATCAAATTTTAGATCCTTATCATATCGATGGAAAGTTAGAAGAAGTAGAGGGTTTTCATCTTTTTACTATGGTGAGTACTATGGAAGAAGAAAAAATAAAAATGCAGGTAACAAAAAAAATTGATATGGAAGAAGGTTTATTAAAAAATTGTTTAGGTCTAGAAGTTAAGGGCTATGAAATTCATCATGGAAGGTCTTCTATTACTTCTTCCGTATATGTGAAGGAAGAAGTTTATGGAACTTATATTCATGGAATTTTTGAGAATGGAGAGTTTACGAGACATTTTTTAAATAATTTGCGTCAAAGAAAACATTATGAATTAGAAGCAAAAAATAAAGATTATAAAGAGTTTAAAGAGTTACAATATAATAAGTTAGCAAAAGCCATAGAAGAAAATCTTGATATGGAAAAATTGTACCAAATTTTTAGATAAAAAATACTATAATTTTATACAAAAGTGTGCTATAATACTTTTTATTAAATTATTTTTTGTAGGAGGCAGCATTTTGTTAGAGACAATTAAATGGATAACAGAGAGTGTAAATAATGTTTTATGGGGCAAAAATATATTGGTGTTTTTATTAGTCGGGTCTGCGATTTATTTTTCAATCCGAACTCGTTTTATGCAATTTAGATTATTTAAAACAATTGTAAAGACGTTATTTCATAAGGAAAGCGAACAAAAAGGAATTAGTTCACTAGAAACATTTTTCCTAGGAACTGCTTGCCGAGTTGGTGCCGGAAATATTGCCGGAGTTGTGGCGGCGATTTCTGTTGGAGGACCGGGATCTATTTTTTGGATGTGGTTAGTTGCTTTATTAGGAGCTTCTACTTCCTTTGTAGAATCATGTTTGGCAGTTATGTACCGAGATAAACTAGAAGATGGAAAATACATTGGTGGAAGTCCTTGGATTTTGAAAAAGCAAATGAATTGTCGTTGGTTAGGTGTTATTTATGCAATTGCATCTATCATCTGTTATTTAGGAGTTGTACAAGTAATGTCAAACTCTATCACAGAATCTATTACAAGTGTGTATAGTAATATTGATTTTGGATTAAGTCCAGTATTTTATCCTATTGGGGCAGTCTTTGGCATAGAGTTAACACAAGAAAATTTCTTAAAATATTTCTTAGCTATTTTAATTTCTATCATTACTGCAAGTGTTATTTTTGGAAAAAGTAAAAAAGATGCTATTATTGAAGCATTAAATAAGATAGTTCCTATTATGGCAGTATTGTACATTTTATTAGTTATTTTTATTTTGATTACGAATATTACTTCAATCCCTGCTATGATACAAAATATCTTCTATCAAGCATTTGGGGGAGAACAATTTTTAGGAGCAGGATTTGGAATCATTGTAATGCAAGGGGTTCGACGAGGCTTGTTTTCGAATGAAGCAGGAAGTGGAGATTCCAATTATGCAGCAGCCGTAGTAGACATTGAAGAGCCAGCAAGACAAGGTATGGTTCAAGCATT encodes:
- a CDS encoding cobyric acid synthase; amino-acid sequence: MQKLMIQGTSSSAGKTTIVAGLCRVLAKQKKKVCPFKSQNMALNSYVDEEGRELSRATALQAEAAMTKVKVSMNPILLKPNKDNESQVLVEGSPYGTLEAKEYFSMASQFKKIAKSNFEKLAEEYDYCILEGGGSPAEINLREYDYVNMGMAEMIDAPVILVGNIEIGGVFASLYGTIMLLDEEDRKRIQGIIINKFRGDIDLLKPGIAMLEERLKKEGYCIPILGVLPCIDISLEEEDSLSSQFLDKKMEEGKIIISVLKGKQMGNTTDFQPFLQYPDVMLRYVEDPEELGKEDLIILAGSKNTLEEVEYFRRKGFEEKLKDLHKKGVPIFGICGGFQALGDQILDPYHIDGKLEEVEGFHLFTMVSTMEEEKIKMQVTKKIDMEEGLLKNCLGLEVKGYEIHHGRSSITSSVYVKEEVYGTYIHGIFENGEFTRHFLNNLRQRKHYELEAKNKDYKEFKELQYNKLAKAIEENLDMEKLYQIFR
- a CDS encoding alanine/glycine:cation symporter family protein, with the translated sequence MLETIKWITESVNNVLWGKNILVFLLVGSAIYFSIRTRFMQFRLFKTIVKTLFHKESEQKGISSLETFFLGTACRVGAGNIAGVVAAISVGGPGSIFWMWLVALLGASTSFVESCLAVMYRDKLEDGKYIGGSPWILKKQMNCRWLGVIYAIASIICYLGVVQVMSNSITESITSVYSNIDFGLSPVFYPIGAVFGIELTQENFLKYFLAILISIITASVIFGKSKKDAIIEALNKIVPIMAVLYILLVIFILITNITSIPAMIQNIFYQAFGGEQFLGAGFGIIVMQGVRRGLFSNEAGSGDSNYAAAVVDIEEPARQGMVQALGVFVDTLVICSATAFIVLLADPNVVGDASGMELFQLAIQSHIGSIGAPFVVIIMFFFAFSTILAVTFYGKSAIYFINNHSNINLLYQLLIIVMVYIGGIKQNLFVWSLADFGLGIMTVINIIMIVPFAKPALDELKRYESLLKKN